One Uloborus diversus isolate 005 chromosome 7, Udiv.v.3.1, whole genome shotgun sequence genomic window, TATGTAGTCAGGGGCACCCTGAACTAAAATGGGGGATGGGGAGGGAGAGGGGAAGCTTCTTCTTAAGTAATGCTACTAAAGAAGGAACTGCATTGTTATTAGAAAAGTTTACAGAATCTTAGTTTGCTAGAGATTTCCTAGTACTTTTTTGTTGTGTATGGCAGTAAAATATGCTACTGTTCCGTTACGGAAGGAGAGAGGACGCCATAAGGGCAGCAGAAGATGTAAAGAAGGGGAAGGCAGCATATACATCCCTTTAAATATACATTCAAATATTACGTCccaaaaatgaagtatttttcaattgaaaaaaatattgagaagtTTTTTTACTCAGCTAAAAAAGTAGAACAAAGCAATTCGCCACTAATGGTTTTTTCGGGATGacgctttaaaaatattttgctctttagtaCTAAATggctttttttctttatgtaaatATTGTATCATACTTGCAAAGGCTAATAACACGAGAGCAAACAAATTAGATCATCAAGTACAGATTCTGTTTTATTTTCCCTTAAATCATTAGGCGTTCTTTTATGTAACttctgttacaaaaaaaaaaaaaaaaaaaaaaaatcctcataacTGACTAGTAAAACAATCATATTAGCCATGTGAGAATGGAAGAGAAAAAATCAGATATTAGTGAAATGATTTGCAGTTTATTGAGGTGAGAATTTTCGCATTCCATATCCTGTGTTATGTAATGTCCTGTATATGTCCTGTGTTCCATATCCTGTGTATTTTGATAAAGTACCAGCCCAAGaaactttttacattaaaattttttatcccaATGTACTGTTTTATTTACAGTACGTACACATTGTGTTATTTTAAGAACTAAAACAAAATATCGTGTATTTCTTAATACAAAATATCAATGCTCAAAAGAACTTCACAAGcatcatttctaaatttttgtatGGTTTGAAAACATCCTCCTTAACCGAGAATAATTCCCAAGAGATTCTTTTCTCTCAATTTTACCcgaaaagatatttatttataaaagtccTATTACTTACTATTTTAGCTCTTTTTGCTCATTCTCTTCATTGGGACTTATGCCAGCTGTCTTGCTGATGCTTCTGATTCCTTACCAGTGCCGCATATAATGAAAAGAGCGGTGGTGCGACTTTGCGGGAATCACCTAGTTCAAGCTCTCAGCGTGATTTGCGATGGAAGGTACTATTACCCTATACAAGAAGAGAAAAGGAGCATTGAAGGTAATCCCGGACATGGTAAGGAACATTTTCAAATACTTATCATGTTGACTCTGTGTGGGGTTGGGGAGTTATTACGCAGTGAGGTaatttttcaatgtttgttaCGTTTAAAGATCATGCATAGTTTTCTAACATAGGGTTAACAAAAGTGCAATGAGGTTTAAAATGACAAACATTGAAtgttaaaaatttcttcaaaaattcacCACGATTTTTTGAACATTCTGTAAGGTATAACCACCTGTAGTCGACTCTATCCAAAATAGTAGTGGACACTTATAAAACAAATTAGAGAACGATGGAAATCATAAAACTgtgcaaaaactacaaaattatgCAAGGGTATTCAACTTTgttgtaaatatatttatttttcaactttttttcaactgatcTTTTACCACCTCTTGTTAACTTATTCTTTCTTTGCGAGTCCCAAccgaggagtaatttatcaaaaggtaaCATATCCGCTTTTTGGAAAAactctttttattaaattttctaaatctttcggaTAACCTTAATcgaatcacttactctcaagaagttcAAACGGGTCAAACCCTAGTatatttaaaagcaaagtttgactttttgattaaaaggtaacaaatccatcctctacacttttttattttgaacaaagagggacatatcctgaaagaatctgtactacaaaaaattttattcaaaacaacacatgtgcaaaatgttcaaattttaatccactagttaaactacttcgataagagaatatgagaaggtgaaatattagagttttggtgaaattggagttttgaacattcaggttttcgttcaaaagggcacatatacAAAATTAAGGtggcgatatctccttgttttttttattaactatttcttACGCTGGCACATAATTTACTGTGATTTTGTGTTCAATTctgtgtccaaaaaaaaaaagacaaaagtatTTTGCTATtatctaatttgttttttttctcctcctgaaattttttggaaaatggatatgttcccctTTTGATAAATTGGTCCTCAACTACTAGTTCGGTGACGACTAGTAGTgcgaataagataaataaatacctttgtgctgaacagtaaagtaagacaaaacaacattagaagaagcacaaatttgtaaattacagcagacacgtgtttcggcgttacagggaacgcctttttcaatgcaaaaaaataatgagcttatggatgaaaagacatccgacaaaagccaagagcagataagcatgcagcttaaaagataaaaacagcggattagccaaacaccaatgacaaagttataaaccgatcaggaaccaataggaatgcaagcaaaggccaagagctttctcttaggt contains:
- the LOC129226554 gene encoding insulin-2-like isoform X1, yielding MKHLFLLILFIGTYASCLADASDSLPVPHIMKRAVVRLCGNHLVQALSVICDGRYYYPIQEEKRSIEGNPGHGSYPEWMKFMWEIDANSRPRNKRNIVDECCHKSCTYSSLVSYCA
- the LOC129226554 gene encoding bombyxin B-2 homolog isoform X2, whose protein sequence is MKHLFLLILFIGTYASCLADASDSLPVPHIMKRAVVRLCGNHLVQALSVICDGRYYYPIQEEKRSIEGSYPEWMKFMWEIDANSRPRNKRNIVDECCHKSCTYSSLVSYCA